ATTATCTTTAACAATACATTTGTTACTTTTTTTGGTTCTTTTTGGAAAAAGTTTACTGAACTTTACAAAACCTCATAAATGAAAATAATTGTCGCTATTTTATGGTAATATAGCAATATAAACTAACTTCTTTAAAAGAAAGTTACCTGCAACGAGTTAAGTGCAACTTAAATCCCGATTAGCTTAATAAATTATTTGGAAGCGTGTTTTGTGTGAATAAAGCAGTACATATAGTAGTTTTATTTAGTAGCGCAATTGCTTCCACAATCGCAATTGGCGGATATAGCGATCGCCTGACTCAAGCAATCCAATTGCGAGATGGCACAGTATATTTTGCCCAACCGCCGCGCCTGACGTATACAGCGACTACATATAACGACGTTTATGTGTGGGGCGCGACATACTATTTTACAGTCAGCTTGCCAGATAATGCTGGCGAACCTTTACAAAAAATAACTATTAACCAGCATGAGGGAGTAGACGACATTCGGTTTGAACTGAAAAAAAGTTACGCCTTTGAAGGTACACGTTCTCACGAAAAGCAGAAGTTACAACTAACAGATATTAGCAGAGATAAAAAGACAATATCGCTAACATTTAACCCGCCAGTTTCACCAGGTAAAATCATCACAATTGCCCTAAAACCAGTGCAGAATCCTACAGTTAGCGGCGTTTATCTGTTTGGAGTCACGGCTTTTCCGGCAGGTGAGAAATCACACGGTCAATTTCTCGGTTATGGAAGGTTGCAATTTTACAGCCACGGTTTTGACTCGTAGTGAGCGCTTCAGCGCTCAAGTCTAAGCGCTGAAGCGCTTACTACGAGTTACTTATCTTTAAAAGTCCAGACACCATCATCCCAATCTGCATCCGTTGGGGGTTGGTGCAGCCAGTGCTGACAACGCCGCACATGCAACATAGCAGCTTGGTCATGTTCGTCAACTTCTAAAACTTTAGAAAACTCATCTTTAGCCTTTTTAAAGTCGCGGTTTAAATAATACTCTCGTCCTTGATGATAATACTTAATTACTTCTAGTTTTTGGCTCTTGATAAAATCGGAACGCAAACCGATCAATTCATAAATTGCAACTGGCTCATTTCTACCTTTGACACGAATGTAATCTAGTTCCCTAGCCCACACTTTATTTTGACATGGTTTATAAGTGTTATCACTAAGAATAATGTCGCAACCATAGTGTTTGCTAACACTTTCTAAGCGAGAACCAAGATTAACACCGTCACCAATCGCTGTAAATTCCATCCGCTTGCTAGAACCAATATTACCACTAATTACAGTATCCGAATTGATTCCAATACCAATGTTGATTCTGGGCTTACTAGCTGCGTAACGACGGGCATTAAATTCTTTTAAGCGATCGCGCATTTCTAAAGATGTTTGCACTGCCATCCAAGCGTGTTCTTCTAGGGGTAAAGGGGAACCAAACACCGCCATAATCGCATCGCCGATATATTTATCAAGAGTGCCTTTATGTTTGAAAATCGCCTCCACCATCGATTCAAAATATTCGTTGAGCATACTTACCACTTCTTCTGCTTCCAGGTTTTCGGTTAAAGTGGTGTAGCCGCGAATATCAGAAAACAAAATCGAAACTTCTTTGCGATCGCCTCCTAATTTAGCATCATCCAATTTCAGCAATTCTTCTGCTAATTCCTGAGTCATGTAACGATACATTGTACTTTTGAGGCGTTTTTCATCGCTGATATCTTCCATGACAATTAATGCACCGCGAACTTGCCGATTATCGCTTGCATCGGCGATTGTGTTAATTGATAAATTAATACTGTGCTGTTCTATCTGACCGGCAATGAGTGTGCGATCGGGATAATATTGCTGACTGTATTTGAGGTTAGCCGCATTTAAAGCATTCTGACACCACTTGCTAAAGTCACCTTCTTTGATGCGGATGACATCAGTAATTAATTTACCTTCTAAACGGTCGTCTGCGTCCAGCCCTAACAAGCGTTTCGCACTTTCATTCGCGGCAATAATTAACCCAGCTTTATCTGTAGAAACCACACCATTAGAAAGACTGCGTAAAATGTCGCGCTGCATTTGTTCTTGTTGTTTAACTGTGGCAAACAACTGAGCATTTTGCAATGCGACTCCTGCTTGAATATTAAAAGCTTCCATAAACTCTTCATCGTTTCTGTCAAAACTAGCTTGGAAGCATTCAGGCGCTTTGGGCCACAAATTCGGGTTATAATTGGGAAAATCGCCGGATTTCTTTTTATTTACTAGCTGGGTAACACCAATCAATTCTTGATCGGCGTTGAATACTGGCATACAAAGTAAGCTACAGGTGCGATAGCCATTTTGCTTGTCCATGTGTCTGGCTGTATCAGAGTCAGGATGGTCATATAAATCAAAAGGAATATTTAGCGTTTTCCCAGATTCTGCTACAATACCTGCAAAGCCTTTACCGATTGGGATTCGCAACTCTTTGGTAGAATTATCATCTTGAGTAATTTTCGTCCACAATTCACTCGCTTCGCGGTCTATTAACCATAGAGTACTGCGATCGGCGTTCATTAGTTCCTTCGCTTCGTCCATCACCCGCTTCAAGGTGTCTTCTAAGTCGAGATTGCTTTGAGAAAGAGACTTAATCGCTTTCATCAACGCTGCTGCTGCTCTTTGTTTTTGGGTTGCGACATAAAAAGAGCGTGATGATTCTAAAATTAGGCGAATTGAAGGGGCAAATTCTTGAAATAATTGTTCGTCAGCGCTAGTAAAGCCCCTAATATCAATTCGGTTAGAGATGGGGGCATCTGGATTATCAGGAGATAGTAATTTATTGAGTAATTGTACTACTGCAACTAATAGCCCTTGTTCATTTAATAACGGCAGAGCTAACATTGTGTAAGTGCGGTAGCCGGTTCTTTTTTCTTGTTCTTGAGCAAATACCGATCGCGGATCTTCATAAAAATCATAGGGGATATTAATCGCTCTTTTATGCATGGCAACTTCACCTGCAATCCCTTTATTCGCTGGAATGCGAATTTCTAGAGAGCGATCGCCTTCTCCTTCTGCCAAAATTGACCAAAGTTCTTGTTTTTCTTCATCTAATAAAAATATTGTCGTTCGGTCGGCTCCCAGTAATTCCCCAGTCTTAAATGTTATGGTATGTAACATTTCTTGCAAAATGTTCTCAAACCCGTGGGAATCCAGCATGGAAAGGGTTTGATTCACAATCAGCAGTTTTTGTTCTACTTCGGTAACAACCTGTTTAAAAGTATCCTGAGTCAGAGGAGCCAGAAAATTAGATATAGTGCCTTTTCTTTTGGCGAGGACACCCACAGGAGCGGAATTGAACTGTAAATCGCCGTTTTCTTGATTGCGAACTTCAATAATCAAATCAGCGGCTTCCCCACAACTACGTTGATACACTGACATAAGTGGTTTTAGATATAAGATTAGATTTAGGAATGTTTATGAATGTCATGAAATCTATGTAGGTGTTGCTAATAGCAACAATCGCTACATATTATCCAAAGTTTAATCTGTTGTCGAGCTAGCGTCATCAAGTTGGGGAAGGGTAAAGGGAAAAGGGGAAGGAATTTTTCTTGTCCATTACCCATTACCGATTACCTATTCCCTAAAAGAAGTGTGAAATTATGTATGCGATCGCCCATCATGAAGCCAAAAACACATAAAATTCCCAAATCTGCTATAGCTGCGAGGCATGTATGAATTGGATTAAAGTACTAACTCAAGATGAACTACCACCCAATGAGCGCAAAGTTGTCAAAGTTGAACAACGTGCTATTCTATTACTTCACCATGACAACCAAATATACGCCATAGAAAATTCCTGTCCGCACTTGGGGCTACCGATGCGAAAGGGCAAACTAACAGAAGATAAAGCAATTATTTGTCCTTTTCACCGCAGTGCGTTCGACTTACGTACCGGTAATATTAAGGAATGGAGTCCTTTTCCCCCCGGTATTGGCAAGGTGATGGGGATGATGTCCAAAGAAAAAGCACTAGCTGTTTTTCCTACCCGTGTAGATGAAGGTAGTATCTGGGTAGGGTTGCAATAGCCCCAACACCCTATAAGGGTGCAGCGTTGTGCGTACAAAATACATAGGCGTGAAAAAGAATGTAGAGACGCGATCAATCGCATCTCTACAAGGGTTGTAGACAACGCATAATTAATTTTTGGAGATGTCTAAAGGCTGTAAAGACAGCCTGCATTTGATTTTAGCCTACGCAGGTAAGCTCTGTTTGTCAAGCCTCGCCAATGCTTTGGTAAGGCAGCGCGGTCATGTTCGTTACCCCCATGAGCGACTGCCGCAAGGGTTTACCAAAAGACGCGCACCTGGTGTCCAGGCTTATAGCCTGAGGGCTATTCATGTTATTACCGAGAAGAACTATCTAGATTATCGTTCTCACTAGGCGAAGAACTGCTACTGGGTGTTACATCTGTTTTATTTTGTTTCTCTTCGGGAGTAGCTGTACTGTTACCGCTTTGTGAGGTTGTGGGAGAAGTAGTAGTGGTACTACTACTATTTGAGCTTGATGAGGGGGTGGGGGTAATTGGTGCAGCCGTTTGTTTAGCCGCAGGCTGTTGAGGTGGAACAGTGATGTTAATGTTAGGTTTAACCGTTGGTGCGGGTGCAGCTTTCTGTTGAGGTACGGGTATAAAAACTGGAACTTCCTTGGTTTTTTCAACAGGAACTTCCTTAGTTCTTTCAATAATTTTAGTTTGGGGTTGAGGCGTTACAGTTACTGTGGGAGTTGGGGTAGGAGATGGGCTGCTAACGCTTCCTGGAAGCGCTACTGGTGCAACAGTGTTATCTACAGCTTGATCGCGTTGATTAAAATACCACACAGAACCGCCGATCAAGCCTGCTAAGGCAGTAAGCAAAATACCGATTAACAATCCACGATTGGCGTTTTCATTATCGCGTTGTGTGAGAGTTTCTTCTTGGTAGATACGTTCAGATGTTTGACCGTTAAGATAACCATTCTCGTAGGATTTCGGATCTACTTTGTTACTAACTGTTTCCGAAGTTCGCGTCACGTTGGTGTGAATATTTCCGCGATTGTCAGTGTAACTTTCTTGCACTTGTTCGCGGTAACTTTTGTTTTCGTTGGGGTTAGTCATACGTGTTGTTTTTATGAATGTAAAAGTTTGATAAAGCTATAGCCAAACTGCGTTCAAGCTTTTTCAGTGGAAAACCGGAAAATAGACCTTTATGGTGTTATTTAAAACCGTGTTTCAATGTATTGTCAGAATAACTTCGGCATTGGTGAAAACGGTTCTGTCCAAAGAGGTGATATAAACTTCCTCCCAAGGAGGGATTGTTTTACCTAAAGTAGGAGATTGATATTGGTGGAGCGATTTTATTGAGTTGGGTTTACTGTCTTTAGAGTGGGAGGGATTTAACGTGGGTGTGGTTGAAGTGGATCAAGATGATGAGGGGAATATTATTGAGTATAGCAATCGCCAAGGCGGTTAAGACGTCAAACGCAAGACATGCTCAATGGCATCTCGTAAACAATCGAACTGATCCAGCTTTTTGCGGATTCGACTTTTTAACCAAGACCAGCATTTTTCAATCTTGTTAAGGTCTGGAGAATAAGGTGGTAAGTATAGCACTTCACATCCCGCATCCTGGATCAGTTGTTGAATGCACCCACCTTTATGGAACGTTGCATTATCCATGACTACAACCTGTCCTGGTTCGAGTATAGGAAGCAAACAGGTTTCCAACCATGTTTCAAATACTGTTCGATTACATGCACCCTCAATAGTGAAGGGAGCGATCAAGTTTTGGTCACATAGTGCGGCAATCATGTTTACCCGACCCTGACGACGGCCTGACGCGCATTGCATGGAAGCGCTGCCCTTTTTCATTCCAACCATACTCATAGTCCTCTCGGTTATCCATACCAGACTCATCAAGGTAAACAATTTTCTTTACAGATAGGGTGGATAACTGCGCTACAAACGCTTGCCGTTTGTCTTCATCGCGCTCACGGTAGCCGTAGGTCTTTTTTTTCGAGTGAAGCCAATTTTTTTTAACGCTCGTGAAATGGTGCGATCGCTGATTTGTCCCTCCCAAAGTGAGGCCATCTCGACTTGGGTTTTATCCCCATGAGATAAAGCGAACTCTCGGAATTTTTCCCAGTCGGTAATTTTATGACCATTCCCAGGAGGCTTGTTCGCTAAGGCTTGGAAGTCGCCTGTTTCGCTTTTTCGCTTCAGCCATAAGTCTATGGTATTGCGACTAATATTGAACAGTTGACTGACCTCGCTTTTCTTCAAGCCATCAAGTTCAATGGCTTGGATGACCTTTTGACGAAGGTCGTAACTGTAAGGTTTGGGCATATGTTAGCGCGATCGCGCTTTGCAGGAAAAGGAAACGGACTCTTCCAGTTTATACTCAAACCGCCTTGGCGGTTGCTATAAAAGAAATAATCATAAAAGAACTGCGCTGCTTGAATGTGTAGATTGCATAATGTTCATTTATTTAATCTATTGAAAGAGCGAATTTGTTTAACAACTTATCACGTGAGAACCTCTGTCTAGGGAATGATTTGGGTTGGGAGCCAAATGAAGTAATAATAGAATGCTAAATAAAAATCGAGATTGTATTCTATGAAACGGAATTATTTAACGAAAGGGCTTTCTACTGTAGGACGCTTTCTGGCTACAACTCTGTTTTGTGTGCTTGCTGTCGCCTTCGTTTGGCAGGGTGCGTTTTTCTCAAACATCGCAGCAATGGCTAATCCGGCTGTAAACTTAATCGCCGAAGCCGACGCAGGCGATCAAGTTAAAAACAAAGTTGATGAAGGTGCTGAAGCAGCCAAAAATTTCGTCCGAGATTCACAAGATAAAGTTAAGCAAACTGCAAGGAAAAATGCCTCTAAAGTTGACGAAGCAACTGACAATGGTAATTTGATTGAGCGCAAAGCAAAAACAGATAAGGCTACAATTGAAAAGAGAGCAAACGAAGATGCAGCAAAGACCCAGAAAGTAATAGACAAGGAAAAGAATGCCGTTCAAGGTGTCGTTGATAAGATCAAGGATGCTTTTAGCAACTAGACAATAGATAGGCGCTGTTGATAGTAAGCAGGTACAAGACAACGCGCCTACGTGAAAAATAGGTTATACGTTCAGATTTGGAAAAACTGGACGTATAAACCCTGAAAAAACCGGGATTATCGCTTCATATACAAGGGCGTATAAGCAAATATTATCGAGTTGAGTGAAATTATTATGACTGCGATCGCACTATTTCAAGCAATCGAACAAAGAGCGATCGCAGTATTCGGACTCTCAAGAATTTCGCTATCAAATCTATTTGAATTATCCTGATAAATCTACTCTTGAGACTCTTCGGCAATTGGTTGTGATTCGCTTTCCGGTTCTATGATGACTTTCGGCTGAGGTTTAACAGGTTTCGGACCCCGCGCTAGGGCTGGATTAACCGATTGCCTGGATTCATCCTTAAAGGATGCTTTTTTGCCTCTACCCTCCGAGCGGTCATCATTCCGTTTTGAGCTTTTGGGATTGGATTGAGGAGTCGGCATAGAATCCGAATTTTCTGACTTGCTGTCAGTACCTGAAGAGGGCTGACGTTCCGATTTTTTGATTGGGCGTTCTACCATTGTTAAATTTTGTTAATTTACTTGTCTAGTATATCGCTTTGGCAATGAGTGAAAGTTGCGATCGTGGATGAATTCTATTTGTTCATCGCGAAGTTTCAATTATGCTGCCCGGTTTCATTTATTTGAAAGGTTAAGGTCATGTTGCCTACTGACGCTATCCGTTACGTATTTCAATCCCGCAAGCAGGTTTCATTTATTTGAAAGATAGCGCAGGCGATCGCAATTTGCGAGAAATGCATAAGCGATGACCAAGCCCCGTTGGGGCGACACGTCGCGCGGGGTGTGGGGTGTGGGGTTGCAGGTTGAGGGGAAGAAACAGCCCCAACAACCGAAGCGCGATACAAGCTCCGTAATTTCTGCGACGATTGCACCATGCAAAGTCCAAGCTCCGTCCAATGCCGTCTTATCCCTACACCCTTCTTCGTGACCGAGACTGAGTTTTTCTTGCAGTTTTGCCATTACCAAGGTGTATGACCTAGAACCAAAATAAAAGCTGTAACAACGTCGTTACACTATTAGCTACCAAAGCAACAAAGGAGGACAGCGTATTTGGGATATTGACCGCTCATAATTACGCTTTCATAACGGTATTCTTTACCTTTTTGCATTTATTCCCGATTGGAAATCGTGGCGATTTTTAACTTTCCCCAATATCGACCAAAATCATATATTTAGAGTAGACAAAATATTTGATGTTAATCCAGCTTCCGATGTACATTGGCTATCTTTCTGACTGGCATTTATTCAACAATACTACAATATGAGAAAGATTGATGAAAATCTCATGCAGTAGAGAAAATATATTACCCATGAATTGCAAAAATCTTCCCAAATCAGCTTTTTTTCAAACTACTAGTTACTTGATACTCAGTATCTGGGCTGTAACGAATACATTACAATTCGCCAGAGCAGAAGTAAGCGATTTAAATATTACCAAACAACATCCACAAATACAACTACTAGCGCAGTTCTCAGACAACCAAGACCAAGAGCGATCGCAACTTCGGCAAACAGCAAACACTTTATTGAACCAAGGTGATTTGACTGGTGCAGAAGAAAATTTCCGTAAGTTAATTAAAAAGTTTCCTGAAGATAGTTTCGGATATTACCAGTTAGGGAATGTTCTATTTCGTCAGGGTAAAAAAGAAGATGCAATCAAAGAATATCACAAAGCGATTCAGAAAAATTCTAAATATGCCGTTGCATACAATGCGATCGCTCAAGTCTATGCAAGTCAACAGCAATGGTCAGAAGCAATTGTAGAGTATAATAAAGCACTAAAAATTAATCCTAATTATGGTGATGCGTTGAGCAATATTGCTATAGCACTTTGGAATCAAGGTAATCACAAAGAAGCGATCGCATATGCAGAAAAAGCTGTAAATATTTTTAAAGCACAAAATAGACCTGACAGAGTAGGACAAATTGAGCAGATTTTACGGCAGATGAAAACTGGTGACGATCCGACGCTTTCGTGAAGTGGAAGAGGTGTAAATAGCGATCGGATCGTTCTAATACTGTAATCAAATTATCTCAAATCAAGTGATGCTCAATGAAAGATGCTATCCGCAGCACACCAATGCAGCAAGTTCCCTACCGTTATGCTGTGATAAAAAACTTACTGCCAAAAAAGGAAAGTTTGCAATTATAAGCTACCTTGCAATTATTAATTACTTGCAATATCCGATAAATGAAAGTCAAAATTTACAAAGAAAGGCAGATGGCAGAGGGCAGAAGGCAGAAGGAAAGAAGTATTAATAAAAACTTTAGTTCTGGGTATAAAGCCCAGTTTAAACAAAGAATTGTATCGAGACGCGTAGAGCGAGATACAAAGCGTCACAGCCGCGCGTCCCACGTTTTTAAACGTGGGTTCATAAGTGCCCTCTGCCTTCGTACTTCTGCCTTCTGAACAGCCATAAGATATGCCTCTTGGCTGGTAAATTTTGAATTTTAACACTCTTGAGTCAGATGTATTTTATTCATCTGATTTCGAGATGCATTCACTTATTTAATTAACCTTAATCATCTGATATTTCTTGGATCTGTATTTCCCACGGTATCTCCTTATCTGATGAAAAAAGGTGAATTTTGGAGTTGTTAGAAAACAACTTCAATTTTTTGACAAATTGGGGAATAGCGTTGGTGATATGACAGTAACTTTCAACGTCATAGCAGATCATAATTAACATCAAAGGGCTGGTGTTTATCTGAAAATACCAGTGACAACTTGATAGTAAAACTCGCATAATCGGACTACAGGCTTGGTAAAAGCGTCTGTTTATAGCTTCTTCAAGCTGCCTGTACATTAACTCAGTAAGTAACGTTGCCTTAGTTGAAGGCAAATCATCTGGATGAAAATTAGATATATTCATAATAAGTAATTGTTGATTGTTGGGTGTTAGGTGGAGCGTTGGAGCGTTGAAGGTTCTACTAACCACTATCCACGCTCCCAATAACTAATCTCAATCTTTTCATACATAATTTTGCACCTCTTGGTTATAACGTGTCAAACTGTCTAGGTTTTTTTGCAAATTTAATGAGCAGGGATTGAGTGCAATAGTGGTTAAATGAAGTTCATCTTGAAATCGTTTGATTTTGTCACGACAAGTAGTAACATCACCAATAATTGAATTTTCAAGCAAATAATCTTCATCAAAACAGCTTTTTTCACCATTAATTGGCTGGAGATGTTGACTGTTGTTGTCACAACTTTGTACTTGACTTCTAAATGCTTTCATTCTTTGGCTAAAGTTACGCAAAAAAGGTAATGCCTCACTTATTGCTTCATCGTATGTAGGAGCGACAAAAAAGAAGCGTGCCAGCATCAGTCTGTCAAAACCATTAGAATTAATCGCACGATATTTCGCAACATTGCTCTTGAGGGTATCCATACTAAATGGTGCTCCCCCCATCAAGCCAAAAGAATTGAGAGCTGCAAAAGCGATCGCCTCATCATCACTAGTTGCTAAATATACTGGAATGTGTTTCTGTAAAGGCTTTGGATAAACTGTTACACCAACGCATTCATAATATTGACCGTGAAACGACACATCAGTGTCATACAGCAATTTATGAATCAACGTCATCGCTTCTAATGTTTTCGGACGTGATTCACTTGTAGGAGTACCAAAGTGCTTGTTTTGTTCAGGAAATGGTCCACCTTTGGCAATTCCAAAACAAAGTCGTCCGTTGCACAGATTATCTAATGTAGCAATGCTTTCTGCAACGATAATTGGGTTGTGAAATGCCAGCAACACTGCTGCTGAACCTAATCGAATTGTAGAAGTTACACCCGCTAAATGT
The window above is part of the Tolypothrix sp. NIES-4075 genome. Proteins encoded here:
- a CDS encoding DUF2808 domain-containing protein, which gives rise to MNKAVHIVVLFSSAIASTIAIGGYSDRLTQAIQLRDGTVYFAQPPRLTYTATTYNDVYVWGATYYFTVSLPDNAGEPLQKITINQHEGVDDIRFELKKSYAFEGTRSHEKQKLQLTDISRDKKTISLTFNPPVSPGKIITIALKPVQNPTVSGVYLFGVTAFPAGEKSHGQFLGYGRLQFYSHGFDS
- a CDS encoding GAF domain-containing protein, encoding MSVYQRSCGEAADLIIEVRNQENGDLQFNSAPVGVLAKRKGTISNFLAPLTQDTFKQVVTEVEQKLLIVNQTLSMLDSHGFENILQEMLHTITFKTGELLGADRTTIFLLDEEKQELWSILAEGEGDRSLEIRIPANKGIAGEVAMHKRAINIPYDFYEDPRSVFAQEQEKRTGYRTYTMLALPLLNEQGLLVAVVQLLNKLLSPDNPDAPISNRIDIRGFTSADEQLFQEFAPSIRLILESSRSFYVATQKQRAAAALMKAIKSLSQSNLDLEDTLKRVMDEAKELMNADRSTLWLIDREASELWTKITQDDNSTKELRIPIGKGFAGIVAESGKTLNIPFDLYDHPDSDTARHMDKQNGYRTCSLLCMPVFNADQELIGVTQLVNKKKSGDFPNYNPNLWPKAPECFQASFDRNDEEFMEAFNIQAGVALQNAQLFATVKQQEQMQRDILRSLSNGVVSTDKAGLIIAANESAKRLLGLDADDRLEGKLITDVIRIKEGDFSKWCQNALNAANLKYSQQYYPDRTLIAGQIEQHSINLSINTIADASDNRQVRGALIVMEDISDEKRLKSTMYRYMTQELAEELLKLDDAKLGGDRKEVSILFSDIRGYTTLTENLEAEEVVSMLNEYFESMVEAIFKHKGTLDKYIGDAIMAVFGSPLPLEEHAWMAVQTSLEMRDRLKEFNARRYAASKPRINIGIGINSDTVISGNIGSSKRMEFTAIGDGVNLGSRLESVSKHYGCDIILSDNTYKPCQNKVWARELDYIRVKGRNEPVAIYELIGLRSDFIKSQKLEVIKYYHQGREYYLNRDFKKAKDEFSKVLEVDEHDQAAMLHVRRCQHWLHQPPTDADWDDGVWTFKDK
- a CDS encoding Rieske (2Fe-2S) protein, translated to MNWIKVLTQDELPPNERKVVKVEQRAILLLHHDNQIYAIENSCPHLGLPMRKGKLTEDKAIICPFHRSAFDLRTGNIKEWSPFPPGIGKVMGMMSKEKALAVFPTRVDEGSIWVGLQ
- a CDS encoding IS630 family transposase, producing MSLVWITERTMSMVGMKKGSASMQCASGRRQGRVNMIAALCDQNLIAPFTIEGACNRTVFETWLETCLLPILEPGQVVVMDNATFHKGGCIQQLIQDAGCEVLYLPPYSPDLNKIEKCWSWLKSRIRKKLDQFDCLRDAIEHVLRLTS
- a CDS encoding helix-turn-helix domain-containing protein, whose amino-acid sequence is MPKPYSYDLRQKVIQAIELDGLKKSEVSQLFNISRNTIDLWLKRKSETGDFQALANKPPGNGHKITDWEKFREFALSHGDKTQVEMASLWEGQISDRTISRALKKIGFTRKKRPTATVSAMKTNGKRL
- a CDS encoding tetratricopeptide repeat protein, which gives rise to MNCKNLPKSAFFQTTSYLILSIWAVTNTLQFARAEVSDLNITKQHPQIQLLAQFSDNQDQERSQLRQTANTLLNQGDLTGAEENFRKLIKKFPEDSFGYYQLGNVLFRQGKKEDAIKEYHKAIQKNSKYAVAYNAIAQVYASQQQWSEAIVEYNKALKINPNYGDALSNIAIALWNQGNHKEAIAYAEKAVNIFKAQNRPDRVGQIEQILRQMKTGDDPTLS
- a CDS encoding LLM class flavin-dependent oxidoreductase is translated as MKTGIFCNYENHHLDARRAIFEQVALVRRAESLGFEEAWVTEHHFSDFSVSPSILVLMAHLAGVTSTIRLGSAAVLLAFHNPIIVAESIATLDNLCNGRLCFGIAKGGPFPEQNKHFGTPTSESRPKTLEAMTLIHKLLYDTDVSFHGQYYECVGVTVYPKPLQKHIPVYLATSDDEAIAFAALNSFGLMGGAPFSMDTLKSNVAKYRAINSNGFDRLMLARFFFVAPTYDEAISEALPFLRNFSQRMKAFRSQVQSCDNNSQHLQPINGEKSCFDEDYLLENSIIGDVTTCRDKIKRFQDELHLTTIALNPCSLNLQKNLDSLTRYNQEVQNYV